ttaaatagaaaaaaacaaacaaaaaacatggcTAGGttgcagtttaccgggcgcaTTGAACTCCTTAGTCAGCAGTCACAGCGTAATGCGCTATAGCGAGTCTGCACTACTGCatgatccttagcccttgggcaccccccACTTTACGATCCTTAGTCCTTTGGCACCCCCCTTTACGATCCTTAAATCCTGAGCCCTTGGCCGGCCACTTTACGATCCTTGTGGTTAGGGTAAAAGGTTAAGGTTAGTGCACCCAGTAAAGAGCAAGACTCCCTAAAACAATAATAAATAGATTATACATTTAAAGGGGGGTTGCAAGCAAATCTCTTATAATAACCCACCCTCACCCCACCCAACCCCCAAAAAGAAAAGAAGACCCAAAACATTTGCAGGTAAATTGAGGTAAGAGTTCTGCAAGTAACGCCAGGTTGGAATGTATTCTGCTTCTTTGGAGTATTTCAAGGTTTAGGGTTTGGTTTCAAGTtaattttttatgaaaacatcCATTCTTAGGCCAAGATTAATTAATAGAACTGGGGTTAAGTGCAAAAATCTAACTTTTATTTGTTAAGATGGTGATATAAATATCATACATGCAATTTTTGTTTTAGTGTTTTAAACAGGATAAATGGGACAGACAATGTCCTAATTTCCATTGAGCATTTGACTCTTGtgatgatatatgtgcattttCTGCTTCATTTTTAACAGGTTTATgcaaagaaatatgaaaacagaGATGGAGATTTTGTCACTGGAATTGACCTTACATCAAAGGTGTGTGGATTTGATCAACTATGTGTATCTGAACAGCTGTCTAACACCATCTGTACCTAATTATCATTGATAATGTATGGAAGCATCTCAGTTGTTTCAGTTTATTGAAACTTCAAGAAAACGTGAAACAAATGACCCCAAAACTACTAAAAGGAAGTATATGAATGGTAGATTTTCAAGAAAAACTCATCAGCACATACATCAATACGACATATCTATCTTACTTTAATGAGAACAATGATGAGGTTGTTATGGTTTGCTATTTTAGGAAGCACTAGAGAAGAAAGAAGAGCGTGCTCGAAGGTTTGGCATTGAGGTATCACAAAACCAGGGTGTAGATGCAGATATCAAGGCTCTCTACCAAAGGTAAACTTCATGAATGCATGTGCTAGTGTTATCACTGACCCATGAAGAGGAGTCTTAGACatcatcttcattaacccatgtggtgttaaacaaccagCCAATCATCGTGATGATACCTCTGCTCAAGTTAATCACTGATAATAGAAATTCATTCGCTCCCAGAGTTAAATGATTAACCATGGGTGCTTACAAATCAAACAGATGTGTTTAGTCTAGTTGTACACATTTCTGTATCTGACTGGGGTAAAATTGAACACGGGTTCTTCAACTGTGAGCTTGGATCATGTTTGCATGTTTGTCAGCACTACCATTATGATATATCTTGAATAGTGTCAAGATGTTCAAATTGAGTGTAACCAAATCTCTATGTCTGGGGTTCGCTTGCTGTGGAAATGAATGATATTCAAAAAGTTTCAGCTTGAACTAGTTTGTTTATTACTTCCAGTCTGGGCCTAAGGGATGCAGACTTCAGCCATGACGAGCGAGGAGTCCGGCCAGAAGCTGTCCATGTCCGTGGAACTGAAGAGATGAGCACAAAGGACATATTCCGTTACTTCCAGGAGTTCGCACCAGGAGGTGTGGAGTGGATCGATGATTCCTCATGTACGTAGACAATCCTGTTGTCTAACTTCCTTGGGGAACAGTGAGGTAGCAAAGTGGTTAGGTAATCCATTTGCTTGTCAGTTTGAAGACTCAGCAACAGATCCTTATCGAAAGAGGCAGCTaataggattgggtggtcagacttgctggctAGGCCGACTCTTGTCATCCTGTCCAATATTGCGTATATCAAaactcatgctgttcatcactggaatatctggtccatatttgtttgtttgcagatCGCCACCATGTAGGTCAACTATCACTTAGTGCAGCactaaacaggaaacaaacagATCATTCTACGATTTGTGAAATGTTTGGTCTGAAATGAGTACTAGTGGAATCAGCAAGATAGTGCCAAGCATACTAGCTTCTATTTTAACATGCATTTAATCAGAATGTTCTCAGTGTTATGTAGTGGTACTAAAGGTGAGTTTACTGAACAAAGTTGAATATTTGGGTTGTGGATGGGTGACTAAAGTTGCAGGCAGATgaacatgtaaaatatgttgGTTCCCGGTGTGTAGGTAATGTTGTCTGGGCCGACCCAACCACGGCAGCGAGGGCTATGCTCAAACTGAGTCGAGGTCAAGAGCCCACTTTGGTGGCAAGGAGAGGAGATGGAAAATCAAGAGGACTGAAAGAGGGTAAATAATGGTTGTTTCTCCTCCTGAAGATGCAAATATCTATGGATAGGGTAGACATTTTCAATTTGTCAAAGCATGGTGGTTGAGTGgattaggtggctgactttgtgtgctggtgattaggttcCTCTGggtttgggttcaaatcctggatggtAATTGGTATTTAACCAAGCAAAGATACTAGATCTGTActtaactgagaaagtgtaatcccaaatatgttgtatgtttcatttgaccactttctaaatggcattgtgtattgatTTTTCAATGAAGCCTGAATTCCTGACTATCGGTGGATGCTGTGTAAATCACAAGTCACTATCAGTTGGCTCAGTCATGACGTAGTAATTGGCCATTATAACAACCAAACTTACTCTGTGCAGAGATGCTGACctttctgaaatcatcagaatcaTCCTGAAAAATTCATTTTTCCACCCTAGGGAGCTCAGATTTTCTAACTGCACCAATTTTGGGTTGACTGCTCAGTCAGTCAGTAGCTGTCGTCAGCACTCAGCCTGCTTGTCCATCTTGCTCCAGGTGACGTGAAGACCCCAGTGACAGACAAGGATGAAGAGAAGGAAGGAGAAGAGCAGGGGATGGAGGTAGACGACGATGAGCTGGATCTTCTCACAGATGGACAGGAAGGAATGGAAAAGAAAGATTTGAATAAAGATGTGGCAGAAAAGAAGATTTCAGATGCTGGTGATGCGAAAATAGACTCTGATGAAGATATGTCATCCAAGAGAAAGGTACGGATGTTCAGATGTTCAGGGTTTTTAAAGGGTTTGTTACACATTTCTGGAGTTACCTGCAGTGATATTTAGGGAGTGTtgttaaacatgacaaaactgTTCTTACTTATGCACTCactgtttgtattattatgTTAGTATTTGTATAGCGCTGATATCCTGTTCAGCTACTCAGAGGtgcatttgtttttttcacaatggcACGTGGTATTTtcaatgtggctttcccattcTCATGAGGTACCCATTCTCAGCTGGGTGGACCAAGACACTAGTtgcagtactttgtccaagttaactgcacgttgctgtacctgcaactagggcAACTCCAGTGTTGCCCTAGACATGAAAAtttaggagtcatcatgactccctggtgtcgtgagagggagtcatgggcATGTTTTCGGGAGTCAACTTCATTATGGAACTTTCATTAAGACATCAACTGTGATCATGTAATAAAGATTAAACTGAACAAGGTAAAGCATGTCAGgtatttaatcagcactgaCCAGTTAACTGGCAAACAATAAACTAAGTAATTTAAATAGCAGCAAGTTACAAGCTTAGATTATTTGAACTTTTGGCCCAGTAGCATTGCGTTACCAACGGTGCACGTCTTTTAATTCACTGCATATTTGAGATAATTTCTACGTCAAATACGCTGGTTTTCTGCATCAGGGCAGACTTTGTTGACTggtttttacacctggtcacaggtggaCTCAATTCTGGTACCACCAAGATTgatggatcactagcctggcgcttaaGACAGCCCGTTTCAATTCTTTTATTCAGGGATACTGAAGTCTTTTTCTTGAAGGTGTTTAAATAAAACATTGTGATTGTTCAGGAAGCTGCTATTCTATATTgaagaaaataatcaaaactAGATTCTATCATTGGCATGAGTGTCAGTTGGGTAAGTGTGGCACACCTTGGTGGATGCCAGTGTTTTGGGAGCTGTTACTGACTCAAGGTGTTGAGATCGCCATGTCTCTGGGTTCAGTTTAGTCAATGGGTAACCAAGGCCTGATTTCGATTCCCACCTCATATGATGTGTCGCCCATATGTTCAGTCCCcctgcaatgatattgctggaatacttctTGTAGTATAAGACCATATTCTCAGTCCTGAGTGGTTTCATTGCTTCAAATGTCTGGATGTTACGTTGTATTTGTCATCTGAAAGTGCTTGGATATCTGCTGACATTGGTCTCCTGTACTTCCAGCAAAAACACAGTTTTAAGGATGTTATATCACCTAACACATGACTGTCACTTTCTGATTATCTGAAAACCATACCACTCTTGTAGTTGTGTGCTGCTAAGTTGTTTGGTACATTTGTTGTGTTCCAAGCTATAAATTTGGCATTAGTCACAGCATACCAACAGCAATTTTGTATCTCTTGATATTTCAccacattttgaaattgaaatagatctaagggagataactttaaGTTCGTTTTTTTCCACTTTTGTATTTTGCTTTATTTTGGTATCCTCTCTTAGTGTTTGCGTTTAATGACATATATTGGAATTTCACCActtataaacatgataaaagcCAAAGGACAGGTATATTTATAGCAAACAAACAAGTTTTAGGGACCTGCAATAATTCACCTGGTTAAATCATTTCTACCAAACAGCAACAAAATTTGATCTGGACCATATGCAATACATGTATGGGATTCCCTGTCTATTTTTAGTAATAACCCCTAATGATCATTGATGggaacactgactgactgattcaGTGCGTGCATACACAGAATATCTATGCGGCATAATTAGTTGAGTGGTAAGATAAATTCATTGTACACCGGGTGACATGGGTTGACGTATGTGCTTTGGTAGTTTCCAGGACAAAGAGGCTACGTTATCCTACTAGCAATGATCAACTTAAAATAATGTTGGTTCAACTCCAGAACTTGTCAGCATCTGCCAGTAGTGTATGTGAGCTCCCAAGTTTGTTCAGAACCCAAATTCTGTTGCACAGAAATTCACAGTAGGGAATTTTGTTTGTTCAGAACAAGAGGACAGAATCGACAGAGTCCCCAAAGGAGGAGGAGCAGGTTGACTATGATGAGTGGGGAAGTAtcaactccagggacagaaaaTCAAAACCAAAGGAACAAATACCTTGGCCTCCTGGGAAATGGAGGCTTGGCCTTAATACACCTAAAGCTAAATACATCTTCCTCCGCTTTGCCACAAAAGGTAATGGTTGTCTTTAGTTACCATTGCATGTTGGTCCCCTACCATTGTGAAATAGTTCGTTATGTGGTAATTCTTGTAATGACAGGAGAAAGAATAGATATGTGGATAGTTCTTGATTTACTCATAGGGAAAGACCTCTCTTTTCACTATTATGGAAATACTGTCTTGTTGCCTTGCTTAGGGGAAGTCTTTGCCCCTTTCTTCTTATCAGGAAAATAGTCCTCCCCCTTTCTCTTTGTTACAGGCAAAATTAACTCCTATTTCATGTGTCATTAAAACCCTCTCGTCTCTCTTAAGAACAACTTATTGCTTCTCTTTGTTTATGGTAAATACCATCTTGTCTATGGCTTCAGGGAAGAGTCTGCACATTTTGCTGTGTTTCTGGTGAATTCCTTTCCCTTTTTCTTTGTTCCATGGGAAAACCTGTGGTGCGAAGTACATgtgttaaataaatgaaaaaaatcaaaatctcGAGTTTGATAGATTGAAGCAAAAATGTCAATTTAAGGTGCCGTGTCTGGCCTTAAGGAATGTTTCTTCATATTTGTTCTATTTCATGTAATTCTATCGTTGCAGCTGATAAGAAACTTCCTCGAGCAGAACGCAGAAGCAAGTACTACAGGAAATATGGGAATCCCAATTATGGAGGTTGGTGTTGTAATCACATCAGCTAGAAATGAGCTCAGGTTTTGGTGTTTAGCTGCCTTGTATCTGAAGTTGAAACTGGACATGGTGTTAGTTCACATCTGACATTATACTACATGTACACTGGTTAGCAATTTTGATCTGTTTCGCTATGAAATGAAGACATTTGAAGTAGATGGAagtgaaatatgtgaagtttttGTTGAACATTCCTTGAACTTGTTCAACTTCATCCTGTGGGTGGACAAGGGTGGCGGTGGGTGATCACAGGTAATAATGCTGGCTAGGTACACATGTTGTTTAGGCAAGGATGCTGGTAAGTGGACTGGAGTGGTGGTGAGTGGTCCTAGGTGGACAAGGGTGGTGGTGAGTGGACAGAGGTGGTGCTAGGTGGACAGGGGCAGCTGTGAGTGGACAGTGGTGGTGCTACTTGGCAAGGGTATTTGTGAGTGGACACAGGTGGTTCTAGATGAACAAGGTAGGTGGTACTTGGACAGAGGTGGTGGTAGGTGGTGAGTGGTCAGAGGTGGTGCTGGGTGGAGATGGTAATCTGCAATatcgggttcgaatccaggttcAACACGgttatgtttctgtgtttgtcagCACATGCTTGTAGGTTTTCCTGAAAATCATAGACATGTAAAATCTGCAAGACTTCAGTCTTCATTCCACATGAGGGGCAATGGGGTACTCTATTGGATAAGTGTGCAAAgcacctgagttcgattccccacttggctCCATTGTGTAAATACCATTTCATCTAAAGCCCCTACCATAATagtattgaaatattgctaaaagcgttgtaaaactaagctctgtcagtcagtcagtcagtcagtttgcCACATGAAGCTGACACACCATGATCTAGCTAAAACACTGTTCAGATTGGCGTTTAACCAAACTCTCTACACATGGAGGTAAACACATGATGATGGGAGATAAACATATTGTCATCCAGTAACAGTGACTTATATACTTCCAGGTATGAAGGGTCTCATCAGCAACTCAAGGTAAACACATTTATCAGTTTATTCATTGTATGTATCaggtgtggtggggtagcataatggttaaagcatttgcttgtcatgccaaagactcaggttcgaatccccgcatgggtacaatgtgtgaagctcatttcccaTGTCTCCTgctggatattgctgaaatattgctagaagtggcataaaagaatactcactcactatatccaTCATTTGTAATGTTTTCTTGTGGAACTGAGCCAAGTTCAGTGAAATGTACTTCATTCTGTCTAAGATAAGTAGTCCCTGATTGTTATTGTTCTATCTTATCTTTCTTGAACCCAAGAATTATGGCTTTACATCTTACACATCTGATTATGCATCCAATGCCATGTAATACCTCTCTGGAAGAAGATCTATGTAGTATCTGCATCTTCTTGTCTGTGATGTAGAAAACAGAGATTTCGTGCCAAGACATTTGAGGAGGAGTTAGAAGAAGCCAGGAGTGCAATAGAAACTCAGCGAGAGGAGCGGGAGGCCAGAGAGAAGGGGATCACAAATTTGGACGTGATGGAGGAGGAGATTGAGCTTCCCAGAGTGTTCCCCCTGAAGAGAAAGCGAGCAAACTCTGGTGGAGCAAGTGGGAGTGAGGATGGGATGGACATGGAGGCAGAACTGCAGCAGCTTCTTGGTCCGCCTGCTCGGAAACAGCGGTCCATGAGGATGTATGCTGACGATGAGGAGGAAGAGAGGAAAGCTAAGAGGTTTGTTACAAGAATGTTATAATATGATTTTCAGGTCTGGCAGAATGGCCATGTACATGATAGTAGACTTTCCCAACGCAatttttatccccccagcatgtaatgcgcggggatatagtcgacacctctgtccgtccgtccgtccgtccgtctgtaatcattttgtttcagcagcataactcagaaaccgttcattatttttagaccaaactggatatagatatagtaatctcagcctgtggttgtgccttttgctatttacagaattttgtcatttatatttttttttgtttttccaacgttttggaatgttttggtgttagttttatggtggggtgggcttaatttccggagcagaactcgaaaaccattcaatatgtTTGTGCaagacttggtagatatatcaatcagttcctaaagttgtgccttttgctatgtacaggtttttgtgatttcatattttctcggtttccatggaaatgtttcggacatagtctcaaaatggagggatgggcttcgtttctggagcagcactcaaaaaccattcaatatttttctgcagaacttggtagatatatgagtTTGAACCTatggtggtgccttttggtatttgcaggtttttgtgatgtattattttctctgtttccgtggaattgtttcagaaatagtctcgaaagtgagaggtgtgtttcgtttctggagcagaagtCTAAAACCGtgcaatatttttcttcaaaacttggtagatatatcagtcagaacctgaagtgttgccttttgctatgtacaggtttttgtgatttcttattttcttggtttccatggaaatgtttcggacatagtctcaaaatggagggatgggcttcgttcccagagcacaatacaaaaaccatttcatatctttcaacagatcttggcagatacatgagacagatcttgaaattgtgactttgctgattacagatatatggcatttataattttcatgaattccatggaaacaattcaaacttaagtctacaaaaacaatgagtaactgtgagatgatttgtcttttcaaacatgtgggggtgagggggatatgtcatcttcttatGACTCTTATTAATTTATATTACTCCAAGGAGCACATGTATAGTCCATTTAGCTCAAAATCGTaccaatgaattgcagtctagctcaaaactaataaacataaaatacttattgaaacgctgatcatgatcaaaccatcataccaactctgtcaGGTTTTTGCAGGATTTTcaataataaaaaagttgtttaacaaattttcattaaaatattgatgcAGTTCACTTGTTATTATGAGGGAGgtgtgcagagaaaggcactgCCAGGCATTTGAGGAGCATGTGTTCAAGtgcttgtaacaatattttgaataaaatatttacataatgaAAAAGTATGTTTTCACTTTGTGAGACCTTCCCTACAGGGTCACCTTGGACCTCTGCAGCCAAGAGCTGGTAACTCTAGTCTTtaacctcgcacctcactttccATGCTGTCATCGTACTGATCACATATGTCCTGCAACTGCGTTGTGTTGAAATTCCTGTAGCTAAGTGCTTCAGAAACAGTTACTGCATGTATGGTTCTCTGCTATTCCTGCATAGGCGATTTAGAGATTGTCTCTGGTTGTTTTCATTCATGTAGATTGTAACTTTCTTCCCTTACCTGTCTGCTTGCCATGCACTTGGCAGTTGGGTCATATTGCTATACTCAATTTTTCATTGTATCCCGTCCAGTGTCAGCAATGTTTGCTGTTGTTGTAGAGGTTGTTATTTGTAGGCGTACATGTTTTTGCATGGCATTACGTTTGCCCTGCTGGCATATTTTATAAGTTATGTATTCATAAGTTGCAGTTCATTGTTGAGATGCCTGTTTGCAAGTAACCACGAGAAGCAAGGGTGTCCTGCTTGTGCTGTTTTCTGACCTAAAACAGTCAAGTCCAGGTGTGCAGATGTAGTGTTTTACAGTAATCCACTACAGGCGGGGAGGGGGTTGACATCTGGTCACAGGATCCATCCTCTTAACATTCCCATAAAAAGAAGGGGACGTTAAGGTCTTTCTCTTCTGGGTCAGCTTCCAAGAAAGCAAGGTTTCCAAGGAGTCTGCTCCTCCCCCAGTCTTGCGCCCCCTGCAGTCCCGTTACACAAGCACTACTAATTACGTATGATACATTGTCTTCTCTTT
The window above is part of the Haliotis asinina isolate JCU_RB_2024 chromosome 1, JCU_Hal_asi_v2, whole genome shotgun sequence genome. Proteins encoded here:
- the LOC137256590 gene encoding nuclear cap-binding protein subunit 3-like produces the protein MDDQGRQNLPNLKICVDNTEEGEISDSDSSLESEAAIEVDEVVKTDQTGNDGEVEFNVRISDVGTENKTKPKTEVYAKKYENRDGDFVTGIDLTSKEALEKKEERARRFGIEVSQNQGVDADIKALYQSLGLRDADFSHDERGVRPEAVHVRGTEEMSTKDIFRYFQEFAPGGVEWIDDSSCNVVWADPTTAARAMLKLSRGQEPTLVARRGDGKSRGLKEGDVKTPVTDKDEEKEGEEQGMEVDDDELDLLTDGQEGMEKKDLNKDVAEKKISDAGDAKIDSDEDMSSKRKNKRTESTESPKEEEQVDYDEWGSINSRDRKSKPKEQIPWPPGKWRLGLNTPKAKYIFLRFATKADKKLPRAERRSKYYRKYGNPNYGGMKGLISNSRKQRFRAKTFEEELEEARSAIETQREEREAREKGITNLDVMEEEIELPRVFPLKRKRANSGGASGSEDGMDMEAELQQLLGPPARKQRSMRMYADDEEEERKAKRRLGKGSGVMTVVAGARSRPVGKVTDARELIKHSALRSQMKVGKDRNDSPEFMKRSRGGDLRLRVMASPLVSGSESEEEQDGSEHSQDEEETPRSNVMSRLGPGGKASGDSEGESDDSDGDLRARLGVHSSVEHVRSDLRSRLGGRKGHSDNSKYPAMRIEVFE